GGTGATATTGTAAATGATATCATCATCATAAATGCAATAAATAGAACAATATAACCATGTGAGTCCATTTTGCTTCCTCCTCTACTCCATCTTTGCTTTTGTCTCATTACAGACATTAAACTATTGCATGGCAATGTAGTAATACTTGCTTCTGTTAAGCATGGATAAATTCCATTATAGTTTTTCTTTCTCATTTCCTCAAATAGAGCAAAATCTTCAGTTACTGTAAATGGTATCCCTCTGTAACCCCCAACAGCATCATAACATTCTTTTTTAAATGAAAAATTGTTTCCAATTATACCCAATGGATAACCCAAAGCCATTCCTGAGGATGACATTGTTTGAAGATGTATCCAATCCAATTGCTGAACACATGAAAATATATTGCTTCCTTTGATAACTGTAAATCCCCCCACAATATCAACTCCATCATTAAAATAACTTATAATACTACTCACCCATTCTTTATGTGCAGTACAATCTGCATCTGTAAGTAATATAATTTCGCCAGTTGCTGAATCAATACCTTGAGCAAGTGCTCTCGCTTTTCCTCTAACATCTGAATCTTCTAGATAAGTTGATATAATATGAATATTCTCATACTGTTTTTCATACTTTTCCATTATTTGTAATGTTAGATCTTCAGATTCATCATTTACTAAAATAATTTCAATCTTATTATTAGGGTATGTTTGTAATATTAAAGATTTAATACAAGATTCAATGTTTAGCTCTTCATTTCTTGAAGCAACTATAATAGAAACTTTTGGATTGGAAATTTTATTGGTAACTCTAGGAATAATTCTAGAAAGATATGATCCATAATATAAAATAACATACTCAATTATGTAAAGAGATATTGAGATGATAAGTATTATTGTAAAAATCATAGTCGGTAAATTTAGATTCTAAAATCATTAACTAGAATCTACAAATGAATCTAATAGTTACAGGAAAATCAGATTGTTTTATAGATTATCAAAATACTCTATATAGTATCTGGTACATTTTTATCTAGTTCATCTAACCATACATTTGCTACTGAATCACTAGGTGCTCTCCAATCTCCTCGTGGAGAAAGTGAACCACCAGAACCTACTTTCGGACCATTTGGCATTGCACTTCTTTTGAATTGTGTTGAACCAAAAAATTTTGATAAAAAAACTTTAAGCCATTTTTTGATTGTTACTAAATCATATTCTTTTCTTAATACTTCAAAAATTCCATCATCCCAATTACCATTAACTTTATTATTCCATGCCACCCAACACATATATGCAACATTACTTGGTAAAATTCCATATCTAGTTATATAATATATATTGAAATCTTGTAACTCATACGGACCAACAACTAATTCGGTGCTTTGAACAACTCCCTTTGAAGAAGGAATTAATTCAGGAGTTATTTCACTTTCTAATATCGATGTTAAAACTTCATCTGTTTGTTTATCAAATTGATTGGATAAAATTGACCACCTTATAAGATATTTAATTAATGTTTTTGGTACAGATGAATTAACATTATAATGAGACATCTGATCCCCAACTCCGTAAGTGCACCACCCAAGAGCAATTTCAGATAAATCACCAGTACCTAAAACTAACGCATTATTTTTATTTGCTAATCTAAATAAATGAGAAGTTCTTTCTCCAGCTTGAACATTTTCAAATGTAATATCATATACTGGTTTACCATCTGAAAATGGATGAGAAATGTCTTTTAACATTAACAAACATGAAGGTTTAATATCAATCTCTTCTGAACTAACTCCTAGAGCATTCATTAATTTCCAGGAATTATCTTTTGTTTTTTCTAATGTTGCAAAACCAGGCATTGTATATGCAAGAATATTTTTCCTTGGTAATCCAAGTATATCCATAGCTTTTACAGCAACTATTAAAGCCTGAGTCGAATCTAATCCACCTGAAATTCCAATAACTATGTGGTTTATTTTTGATGACAATAATCTTTTAATTAGACCATGAATTTGAATATTATATGCTTCATAACAATTAGCATCTCTTTTCAAATGGTTTTCTAGAACGAAAGGGAAGCGTTCAATTTTTCTTATCATTGGAACTTCTCCACTTGGAATTTCAAATTGAAAATTTATTTTTCTAAATTTTGAAACTTCATTTTGATGAACCCTAATTGAATCAGTAAAACTACTAAGCCTTATTCTTTCCTGAACTAATTTTTCTATATGAACATCAGTTGTAATTATTTGTGATTCGAATGAAAACCTTTCACCTTCAACCAATAAAGTGTTGTTTTCACAAATCATTGCTTGTCCATCCCAAGCCATATCAGTTGTTGATTCTCCAATCCCAGTTGCAGCATACATATAAGCTGCAATGCACTTCCCAGACTGATTTAAGCTAAGACTTCTTCTATAATCTGCTTTTCCAATTGTTATATCGCTTGCAGATAAATTACAAATAACAGTTGCTCCTGCTAAAGCTGCAAAGCTACTTGGAGAAACTGGAACCCATAAATCTTCGCATATTTCTACTGAAAATGAAAATAAATTCTTTTTATAAATATTGAAAGTATCCACTTCAAACACTAATTTATTTCCAAAAGGGATATTGTTTCCAAGAAAATTAACTTCCGTAAATGTAGCATCGTATGCACTTGCAAAATATCTTTTTTCATAGAATTCTCTGTAATTAGGAATATAACTTTTTGGTACAATCCCCATAATTTTTCCCTTATAAATAACTAGAGCACAATTAAATATCTTATCATCAAATTTTAAAGGTGATCCAATAACTAGAATTGTATTGATATTTTTGCTCTCAGAAACTATTACAGAAATAGCGTTTTTTGCTGATTCTAATATAACTGATTGTAAGAATAAATCATCAAGAGTGTAAGCAGTTACACCTAATTCCGGGAACAATGCTAATGCAACTTTCAAATTATTTGCTTCTTTGGCTAAAGCAAGTATTTGTGCGGTGTTAAATGTAATGTCCGCTACATTTACTTTAGGTACACAAACTGCTGTTCTTACAAATCCATGAGAGTATATTGAGTTGAAAGTATTCATAATCTAATTATCAATTTTACAAATTAAGTGCTACCAAAAATACACAAACTATTCTTGATTTTAGTAATAGAACTTGAAATTATATAATATGAATTGCAATCTTCTAAATCAGATATTTCATATTATAAAATAATTTATTCTTGTTGTCTCAACTATGTTTTTTATTTTTGCAGTTCGCAAAATTTCGCTATTTAAATTTTATAAAATCATATGTTAGCTGTTATATCAATTCTATGTGTAATCATTGCGGTTGCATTAATAATTATGGTACTTCTTCAACCAAGTAAAAGTGGATCTGTTGGTGGTGCTTTTGGTTCATTGAATTCTTCTTTAGGATCAACTTTCGGTTCTCGTAGAACTTTAGATTTTTTATCTAAAGGAACTACTTATGGAGCTATTTTATTAGGTTCATTATGTTTATTGTCAAATATTTTCTTTATTCCACATAAAGGTGCTGCTGGCGCTGCAAACCCAATCACAACAGGTGCTACTGTACCTGCTGGTTCTGTTTCTGCACCACCAAAACCAAAACTACCTTCTGCCAATTCAACTGCTCCAGCTGCTGCAAAAGAAACTGCTCCAACAACCAGTGACGGTAAAAATACTAAACAAGTTAATACAAAAGCTACTGAAACTAAGTCTCCAGAAACCAAAAAATAAATTTAATTCCTTTATTAATTTAATTTTTTCAGATTATATAAAAATTCTTCAATGACATTTCGTTGAAGAATTTTTTTTATACAAAAATGCTTACCAATAATTATCCAAACTAACTTTGAAACTTCTACTTGGCATTGGATAATTCTTAACTACAAAATATTGACTATCAAAAATATTTGAACATTCTAATTTAATATCACAGTTAATTCCAAATAATTTTAAATTATACCTCACATTAGAACCAAATAAAAAGAATCTATCTAAAGAATATTCTGGTAAATTTATCGGTAGAAAATAACTGTGACTTTGATAATTTGATATAAATGAAATTGTTAAATCATTTATTTTGGTTGTTAAAGTTCCTGAAAATATCTCATTTGGAGAATATATAATTTGATTATTATAAGTTATTGCTCCATCAGTTTTGTCCAAACTTCTCATTAATGTATAAGAAACTTGAGCAAGTAATTTACTATCAAACAAACTTAAGTGAGAAGTAAATTCAAATCCTTGATTTAATACTTTTGTTATATTTTGTGCACTCCAAGCAATTGCACTTTTTGGTATAGAAACAATTTGGTTATTTGTATTTATATTGAA
Above is a window of Chlorobiota bacterium DNA encoding:
- a CDS encoding glycosyltransferase, whose product is MIFTIILIISISLYIIEYVILYYGSYLSRIIPRVTNKISNPKVSIIVASRNEELNIESCIKSLILQTYPNNKIEIILVNDESEDLTLQIMEKYEKQYENIHIISTYLEDSDVRGKARALAQGIDSATGEIILLTDADCTAHKEWVSSIISYFNDGVDIVGGFTVIKGSNIFSCVQQLDWIHLQTMSSSGMALGYPLGIIGNNFSFKKECYDAVGGYRGIPFTVTEDFALFEEMRKKNYNGIYPCLTEASITTLPCNSLMSVMRQKQRWSRGGSKMDSHGYIVLFIAFMMMISFTISPFLSVSDWVMVWSVKFICDLAVMIPTLGRLKLLHQLRYFLLFEFYFLFQALVVPFLLTQKGVIWKGRVYES
- a CDS encoding NAD(+) synthase, translated to MNTFNSIYSHGFVRTAVCVPKVNVADITFNTAQILALAKEANNLKVALALFPELGVTAYTLDDLFLQSVILESAKNAISVIVSESKNINTILVIGSPLKFDDKIFNCALVIYKGKIMGIVPKSYIPNYREFYEKRYFASAYDATFTEVNFLGNNIPFGNKLVFEVDTFNIYKKNLFSFSVEICEDLWVPVSPSSFAALAGATVICNLSASDITIGKADYRRSLSLNQSGKCIAAYMYAATGIGESTTDMAWDGQAMICENNTLLVEGERFSFESQIITTDVHIEKLVQERIRLSSFTDSIRVHQNEVSKFRKINFQFEIPSGEVPMIRKIERFPFVLENHLKRDANCYEAYNIQIHGLIKRLLSSKINHIVIGISGGLDSTQALIVAVKAMDILGLPRKNILAYTMPGFATLEKTKDNSWKLMNALGVSSEEIDIKPSCLLMLKDISHPFSDGKPVYDITFENVQAGERTSHLFRLANKNNALVLGTGDLSEIALGWCTYGVGDQMSHYNVNSSVPKTLIKYLIRWSILSNQFDKQTDEVLTSILESEITPELIPSSKGVVQSTELVVGPYELQDFNIYYITRYGILPSNVAYMCWVAWNNKVNGNWDDGIFEVLRKEYDLVTIKKWLKVFLSKFFGSTQFKRSAMPNGPKVGSGGSLSPRGDWRAPSDSVANVWLDELDKNVPDTI
- the secG gene encoding preprotein translocase subunit SecG, translating into MLAVISILCVIIAVALIIMVLLQPSKSGSVGGAFGSLNSSLGSTFGSRRTLDFLSKGTTYGAILLGSLCLLSNIFFIPHKGAAGAANPITTGATVPAGSVSAPPKPKLPSANSTAPAAAKETAPTTSDGKNTKQVNTKATETKSPETKK